Proteins found in one Bicyclus anynana chromosome 26, ilBicAnyn1.1, whole genome shotgun sequence genomic segment:
- the LOC112056823 gene encoding zinc finger protein 84-like isoform X1, producing the protein MQCCVPFCVNTSDNASTSAGTGITFHELSRLPREESLHAAWLRTLGTQDHHLPDPAVVCSQHFLDEDFSETKSCVRQIRSNAIPTTVQMCMICLDTDSKLSLMSEHKLEETYEQLTGLSLFQLCRGGNLKQTLCVLCAQRLINFSRFRDLCLRAHSLMTDLLAQDESITIQHKELMNCATKHLQCNLTQTTLGADYCDLYIDHTDEEEQTAAEESVVKDVASVVVKNEYSSDSMSNADNSTLVHKDDNDRNRSNNDCVLNDEYSDMSIELESRLLDEAIGEALHNKTTACWAAVTEHTETESFIKSESVVFECSFCDKEFLQEITYLEHLSKHSSFIQVAGGEAACDASQVCEPRAAVSRSGDSLVLQNKTGSRRLNDVPPPAADCAQALVAPLSARLAANNDYKVQATEEAAATRKTEQILETGVGKLNKQSSQNGTEIYTDINRFTNCVVQLYDIFKKPKKPVLDENPRLKTHTDAKPYSCEMCNYKCTHKSSLRQHMKTHTGEKPFCCKVCNYKSALKHHILNHMKTHNGEKPFCCEICNYRCAQKDNLKKHKRIHTGEKRFSCDICNYKCIQKHHLLYHMKTHTDAKPYSCEMCNYKCARKHHLLYHMKTHTGEKPFSGKICNYKCTVKSNLLQHMRTHTGEKPFCCEICNYKCAQKGDLKKHKKIHTGEKPFSCEICNYKCARKQHLLDHMKTHTGEKPYSCQICNYKCIQKHHLLDHMKTHTGEKPFSCEICNYKSARKHNLLQHMKTHTSEKPFCCEICNYRSAHKGDIKKHKRTHTGEKPFCCEICNYKCSHKGALNRHKRIHTGDKPFSCETCNYKSAERCNLLQHKMRMHTQTKSQ; encoded by the exons ATGCAGTGCTGCGTGCCTTTCTGCGTAAATACTTCAGACAATGCGTCAACATCTGCGGGAACAGGAATTACCTTTCATGA GTTATCCAGGTTACCCAGAGAAGAAAGTCTCCATGCTGCTTGGCTCAGAACTCTCGGCACACAAGACCATCACCTGCCTGACCCTGCTGTAGTCTGCTCACAGCATTTTTTAGATGAAGACTTTTCTGAAACAAAGAGTTGTGTAAGGCAGATTCGCTCTAATGCTATACCTACAACAGTGCAG atgtgcatgatatgcctGGACACTGACAGTAAGCTCTCTCTAATGAGTGAACACAAGTTGGAGGAGACATATGAACAGCTAACTGGACTGTCT ttgtttcagttgtgtcgtggaggaaacctgaagcaaacactctgtgtgctgtgtgctcagagattgattaacttcagtagatttagagacTTGTGCTTGAGAGCCCATTCACTGATGACAGACTTACTTGCACAAGATGAATCA ATTACTATTCAACATAAGGAACTGATGAACTGCGCAACAAAACATCTGCAGTGTAACTTAACACAGACGACGTTAGGAGCAGACTACTGTGACTTGTACATAGATCACACTGATGAAGAGGAACAGACAGCAGCAGAGGAATCTGTAGTGAAAGATGTTGCATCAGTTGTGGTGAAGAATGAATACAGTTCTGACTCCATGTCAAATGCTGATAACTCTACATTGGTACACAAAGATGACAATGACAGAAACCGTTCCAACAATGACTGTGTCTTGAACGATGAATACTCTGACATGAGCATCGAGCTGGAATCTAGACTACTGGACGAAGCTATAGGTGAAGCTCTTCATAACAAAACAACAGCTTGCTGGGCTGCAGTCACAGAACATACTGAAACAGAGAGTTTCATAAAGAGTGAAAGTGTTGTCTTTGAATGTTCATTTTGTGATAAGGAGTTTCTGCAAGAAATTACATACTTGGAACATTTAAGcaaacattcatcattcattcag GTAGCTGGCGGCGaagctgcatgtgatgcatcacaagtgtgcgagcctcgtgcagctgtgagccgcagcggtgactcactcgtgctgcagaacaa GACAGGAAGTCGGAGGCTGAATGATGTCCCTCCCCCGGCTGCAGACTGCGCTCAGGCTTTAG TCGCTCCACTGTCCGCGAGACTTGCGGCAAACAACGACTACAAAGTGCAGGCAACTGAAGAAGCAGCTGCGACCCGGAAAACTGAACAAATCCTTGAGACTGGCGTTGGCAAACTGAACAAGCAATCATCTCAGAATGGCACTGAAATATATACAGATATAAATAGATTCACAAACTGTGTAGTACAGTTATATGATATTTTCAAGAAACCCAAAAAACCTGTACTAGATGAGAATCCACGCCTGAAAACCCACACTGATgcaaagccttattcttgtgagatgtgcaattataaatgCACACACAAAAGTAGTTTAAGGCAGCATATGAAAACTCACACTGGCGAAAAACCTTTTTGTTGTAaggtatgtaattataaatCTGCACTGAAACATCATATATTAAATCACATGAAAACTCACAatggcgaaaagcctttttgtTGTGAGATATGTAATTATAGATGTGCAcagaaagataatttaaaaaaacataaaagaatccacactggcgaaaagcgtTTTTCTTGTGacatttgcaattataaatgtatacagaaacatcatttattatatcacatgaaaacgcacactgatgcaaagccttattcttgtgagatgtgcaattataaatgtgcacgtaaacatcatttattatatcacatgaaaacgcacactggcgaaaagcctttttctggtaagatttgcaattataaatgtacagtaaaaagtaatttattgcaACACATGAGAacgcacactggcgaaaagcctttttgttgtgagatttgcaattataaatgtgcacagaaaggtgatttaaaaaaacataaaaaaatccacactggtgaaaagcctttttcttgtgagatttgcaattataaatgtgcacgtaAACAACATTTATTAGATCACATGAAAACGCACACTGGTGAGAAACCTTATTCTTGTcagatttgcaattataaatgtatacagaaacatcatttattagatcacatgaaaacgcacactggtgagaaaccattttcttgtgagatttgcaattataaaagtgcacgtaaacataatttattgcAACATATGAAAACACACACTAGTGAGAAGCCTTTTTGTTGTGAGATATGTAATTACAGAAGTGCACACAAAggtgatataaaaaaacataaaagaacccacactggcgaaaagcctttttgttgtgagatttgcaattataaatgttcaCACAAAGGTGCTTTAAACAGACATAAAAGAATCCACACTGGCGATAAGCCCTTTTCTTGTGAGACATGCAATTACAAATCTGCAGAAAGATGTAATTTATTGCAACATAAAATGAGAATGCACACTCAAACTAAGTCTcagtaa
- the LOC112056823 gene encoding zinc finger protein 84-like isoform X2 produces MQCCVPFCVNTSDNASTSAGTGITFHELSRLPREESLHAAWLRTLGTQDHHLPDPAVVCSQHFLDEDFSETKSCVRQIRSNAIPTTVQMCMICLDTDSKLSLMSEHKLEETYEQLTGLSLCRGGNLKQTLCVLCAQRLINFSRFRDLCLRAHSLMTDLLAQDESITIQHKELMNCATKHLQCNLTQTTLGADYCDLYIDHTDEEEQTAAEESVVKDVASVVVKNEYSSDSMSNADNSTLVHKDDNDRNRSNNDCVLNDEYSDMSIELESRLLDEAIGEALHNKTTACWAAVTEHTETESFIKSESVVFECSFCDKEFLQEITYLEHLSKHSSFIQVAGGEAACDASQVCEPRAAVSRSGDSLVLQNKTGSRRLNDVPPPAADCAQALVAPLSARLAANNDYKVQATEEAAATRKTEQILETGVGKLNKQSSQNGTEIYTDINRFTNCVVQLYDIFKKPKKPVLDENPRLKTHTDAKPYSCEMCNYKCTHKSSLRQHMKTHTGEKPFCCKVCNYKSALKHHILNHMKTHNGEKPFCCEICNYRCAQKDNLKKHKRIHTGEKRFSCDICNYKCIQKHHLLYHMKTHTDAKPYSCEMCNYKCARKHHLLYHMKTHTGEKPFSGKICNYKCTVKSNLLQHMRTHTGEKPFCCEICNYKCAQKGDLKKHKKIHTGEKPFSCEICNYKCARKQHLLDHMKTHTGEKPYSCQICNYKCIQKHHLLDHMKTHTGEKPFSCEICNYKSARKHNLLQHMKTHTSEKPFCCEICNYRSAHKGDIKKHKRTHTGEKPFCCEICNYKCSHKGALNRHKRIHTGDKPFSCETCNYKSAERCNLLQHKMRMHTQTKSQ; encoded by the exons ATGCAGTGCTGCGTGCCTTTCTGCGTAAATACTTCAGACAATGCGTCAACATCTGCGGGAACAGGAATTACCTTTCATGA GTTATCCAGGTTACCCAGAGAAGAAAGTCTCCATGCTGCTTGGCTCAGAACTCTCGGCACACAAGACCATCACCTGCCTGACCCTGCTGTAGTCTGCTCACAGCATTTTTTAGATGAAGACTTTTCTGAAACAAAGAGTTGTGTAAGGCAGATTCGCTCTAATGCTATACCTACAACAGTGCAG atgtgcatgatatgcctGGACACTGACAGTAAGCTCTCTCTAATGAGTGAACACAAGTTGGAGGAGACATATGAACAGCTAACTGGACTGTCT ttgtgtcgtggaggaaacctgaagcaaacactctgtgtgctgtgtgctcagagattgattaacttcagtagatttagagacTTGTGCTTGAGAGCCCATTCACTGATGACAGACTTACTTGCACAAGATGAATCA ATTACTATTCAACATAAGGAACTGATGAACTGCGCAACAAAACATCTGCAGTGTAACTTAACACAGACGACGTTAGGAGCAGACTACTGTGACTTGTACATAGATCACACTGATGAAGAGGAACAGACAGCAGCAGAGGAATCTGTAGTGAAAGATGTTGCATCAGTTGTGGTGAAGAATGAATACAGTTCTGACTCCATGTCAAATGCTGATAACTCTACATTGGTACACAAAGATGACAATGACAGAAACCGTTCCAACAATGACTGTGTCTTGAACGATGAATACTCTGACATGAGCATCGAGCTGGAATCTAGACTACTGGACGAAGCTATAGGTGAAGCTCTTCATAACAAAACAACAGCTTGCTGGGCTGCAGTCACAGAACATACTGAAACAGAGAGTTTCATAAAGAGTGAAAGTGTTGTCTTTGAATGTTCATTTTGTGATAAGGAGTTTCTGCAAGAAATTACATACTTGGAACATTTAAGcaaacattcatcattcattcag GTAGCTGGCGGCGaagctgcatgtgatgcatcacaagtgtgcgagcctcgtgcagctgtgagccgcagcggtgactcactcgtgctgcagaacaa GACAGGAAGTCGGAGGCTGAATGATGTCCCTCCCCCGGCTGCAGACTGCGCTCAGGCTTTAG TCGCTCCACTGTCCGCGAGACTTGCGGCAAACAACGACTACAAAGTGCAGGCAACTGAAGAAGCAGCTGCGACCCGGAAAACTGAACAAATCCTTGAGACTGGCGTTGGCAAACTGAACAAGCAATCATCTCAGAATGGCACTGAAATATATACAGATATAAATAGATTCACAAACTGTGTAGTACAGTTATATGATATTTTCAAGAAACCCAAAAAACCTGTACTAGATGAGAATCCACGCCTGAAAACCCACACTGATgcaaagccttattcttgtgagatgtgcaattataaatgCACACACAAAAGTAGTTTAAGGCAGCATATGAAAACTCACACTGGCGAAAAACCTTTTTGTTGTAaggtatgtaattataaatCTGCACTGAAACATCATATATTAAATCACATGAAAACTCACAatggcgaaaagcctttttgtTGTGAGATATGTAATTATAGATGTGCAcagaaagataatttaaaaaaacataaaagaatccacactggcgaaaagcgtTTTTCTTGTGacatttgcaattataaatgtatacagaaacatcatttattatatcacatgaaaacgcacactgatgcaaagccttattcttgtgagatgtgcaattataaatgtgcacgtaaacatcatttattatatcacatgaaaacgcacactggcgaaaagcctttttctggtaagatttgcaattataaatgtacagtaaaaagtaatttattgcaACACATGAGAacgcacactggcgaaaagcctttttgttgtgagatttgcaattataaatgtgcacagaaaggtgatttaaaaaaacataaaaaaatccacactggtgaaaagcctttttcttgtgagatttgcaattataaatgtgcacgtaAACAACATTTATTAGATCACATGAAAACGCACACTGGTGAGAAACCTTATTCTTGTcagatttgcaattataaatgtatacagaaacatcatttattagatcacatgaaaacgcacactggtgagaaaccattttcttgtgagatttgcaattataaaagtgcacgtaaacataatttattgcAACATATGAAAACACACACTAGTGAGAAGCCTTTTTGTTGTGAGATATGTAATTACAGAAGTGCACACAAAggtgatataaaaaaacataaaagaacccacactggcgaaaagcctttttgttgtgagatttgcaattataaatgttcaCACAAAGGTGCTTTAAACAGACATAAAAGAATCCACACTGGCGATAAGCCCTTTTCTTGTGAGACATGCAATTACAAATCTGCAGAAAGATGTAATTTATTGCAACATAAAATGAGAATGCACACTCAAACTAAGTCTcagtaa